A genome region from Leifsonia sp. Root112D2 includes the following:
- a CDS encoding carbohydrate ABC transporter permease, with translation MTLSAPRAADAPVVTTVKTPGSVRRPGRSRLRYAVIVAVFLLPSLIPLLMFTIGPMIAAGWVSLHEWNLIGPMSWVGVSNYTALLADPGTQQAFLHTLYYIVGYLPLVYVGGLALALALNSRIKGRAFMRGIYFLPVISSWVVVALVWRWLLNPSVGIVNWALSIIGIHGPGWWTDPSWSMPSIILASAWKDLGFVMVILLAGLQTINPDLHEAAQIDGAGWWRRLFSITLPMLSPSTFFVVVLSLINGFQVFDQVFVMTAGGPNNSSRVVVQEVYDLTFRYGQAGQASALSWILFVVILIVTLIQFLGQRKWVNYA, from the coding sequence ATGACACTCTCCGCACCACGAGCGGCTGATGCTCCCGTCGTCACCACGGTAAAGACTCCTGGCTCAGTCCGCAGGCCTGGTCGCAGCAGGCTTCGCTATGCGGTGATCGTCGCCGTCTTCCTCCTGCCCAGCCTTATCCCCCTGCTCATGTTCACCATCGGCCCGATGATCGCCGCGGGCTGGGTGAGCCTGCATGAGTGGAATCTGATCGGACCCATGAGCTGGGTCGGGGTGAGCAACTACACGGCTCTTCTCGCCGACCCCGGCACGCAGCAGGCGTTCCTGCACACGCTCTATTACATCGTCGGGTACCTGCCGCTGGTCTATGTGGGCGGGCTGGCGTTGGCGCTTGCGCTCAACAGTCGCATCAAGGGTCGAGCCTTCATGCGTGGAATCTACTTTCTCCCCGTCATTTCCAGCTGGGTCGTCGTCGCGCTGGTCTGGCGCTGGTTGCTGAACCCCAGCGTGGGAATCGTCAACTGGGCGCTCAGCATCATCGGAATTCATGGACCGGGCTGGTGGACAGATCCCTCGTGGTCGATGCCATCGATCATCCTCGCGTCTGCGTGGAAAGACCTTGGATTCGTGATGGTGATTCTGCTCGCAGGCCTGCAGACCATCAATCCCGACCTGCATGAAGCCGCGCAGATCGACGGGGCGGGCTGGTGGCGCCGACTCTTCAGCATTACCTTGCCGATGCTCTCACCATCAACGTTCTTCGTGGTCGTGCTCTCGCTCATCAACGGCTTCCAAGTCTTCGACCAGGTCTTCGTCATGACCGCGGGGGGACCAAACAATTCCAGCCGGGTTGTCGTGCAGGAGGTTTACGATCTCACCTTCCGCTACGGCCAGGCGGGTCAGGCTTCGGCCCTGTCATGGATTCTCTTTGTCGTGATCCTCATCGTCACGCTGATTCAGTTCCTCGGGCAGCGAAAGTGGGTGAACTATGCGTAG
- a CDS encoding carbohydrate ABC transporter permease has translation MRRRLSHPVLYVVLIIGALIMVFPFLWTLVTSISPGASLTATPKLIPDNPSLAPYFELFSRVPFARVIVNSLIIAVISTVFQLVTSSMAAYVFSRMPFKGRGGIFALYLATMMIPFQVLIVPLFVEMKNFGLINTYFGAILPTIASAFGVFLLRQAMNSVPIELDEAATLDGAGHFRLFGQIILPLVRPGLATLAVFGFLNTWNSFLWPLIILRDPTMQTLPVALSSLQGQYSTQWDVLMAGSVVSIIPMFALYVFAQKYIIQGVAGTGIK, from the coding sequence ATGCGTAGGCGCCTGTCACATCCGGTTCTTTATGTTGTGCTGATCATCGGCGCGCTCATCATGGTCTTCCCCTTCCTGTGGACGCTCGTGACGTCTATCAGCCCCGGTGCGAGCCTGACCGCAACGCCGAAACTGATCCCGGACAACCCCTCGCTGGCCCCCTACTTTGAGCTCTTCAGCCGCGTGCCGTTTGCGCGAGTCATTGTCAACAGCCTGATCATTGCGGTCATCAGCACCGTGTTTCAGCTCGTGACGAGCTCGATGGCCGCTTATGTGTTCTCACGGATGCCCTTCAAAGGGCGCGGCGGTATCTTCGCGCTCTACCTGGCGACCATGATGATTCCCTTCCAGGTGCTCATCGTTCCGCTCTTCGTCGAGATGAAGAACTTCGGACTGATCAACACATATTTCGGGGCCATCCTGCCGACGATCGCATCGGCGTTCGGAGTCTTCTTGCTTCGCCAGGCGATGAACTCGGTTCCGATCGAACTCGACGAGGCCGCCACGCTCGATGGGGCCGGACACTTCAGGCTCTTCGGGCAGATCATTCTTCCGCTCGTGCGACCGGGCCTCGCCACATTGGCTGTGTTCGGCTTTCTGAACACATGGAACAGCTTCCTCTGGCCGCTCATTATCTTGCGCGACCCGACGATGCAGACGCTGCCTGTCGCGCTGTCGAGCCTTCAAGGGCAGTACAGCACCCAATGGGATGTGCTCATGGCGGGCTCCGTAGTCAGCATCATTCCCATGTTTGCTCTCTACGTCTTCGCCCAGAAGTACATCATTCAAGGCGTCGCCGGCACGGGAATCAAATGA